A window of Mixophyes fleayi isolate aMixFle1 chromosome 10, aMixFle1.hap1, whole genome shotgun sequence contains these coding sequences:
- the DRC7 gene encoding dynein regulatory complex subunit 7 has protein sequence MDVLEESLSEEQLQEKDEVLSEDELREIQENMTHIEVTDVDSSEEPVTTMEDMRFPSSYTSNSPQEQMLLSLAENFWRQYTHLYPDRKPLFISPLNECGVEKFVCTTLCPTLLPYPELYNWAECARFVSEFVTMQPLRPPMEQPRHLFSSSSLLRKQKGNCFDFSVLLCSLLLGAGYDAYCVSGYASQEMCLMDETQEVCPLLKRTEERTGEAPEKLPKKYSVKPPRQLVSRFELQQEAKREEKMCKSYLKQQEEEEQRLADADKPGPDPLYGLRVHCWVLVLSGKREVPENFFIDALTGNSYGTTDDHFLGIESLWNHENYWANMQDCRNACKDMTFDLGDPVCWEFMLLCTSKPLLLIPDMEDEEEEEEEVNGDQDQDSKKILQMPPSWVLPIVITPKEFETRCPRGTKLLQYKKSRLEKWAPYLQKDGQISRLTLYQDTECSQEVESQDWFENRQDKLTMRQQKKQAGFTMEYFSPGRGDALKVHTYRSLALETERTMQFYSEARLDGLQRREEKPKDMTETFQGRPDFLYWRHVLFGKRPKKVAIAGGPTEINPRPILKITERFHRNTEKPANEDVAERIFLIAEDRIHVRCHRQVDHITTSYWEFLKPANLGEKGTHVVLTPETCISYQVEPSGKFNKQLYVFETLIHLQREEQRSQDAVRKSEAEVLDILSVRSQEEADPQLTICIYDTERKEKSKEQREALERTVQEEQQRRTVLELDYLAPFLSQQGDPDKLTRWQSHQVKEDCLRGLKLRLIEKANLIQARFEKETQELQTKQQWYHQNQLSMSKEDEETYLEYCSEAMFRIQILETRLNRHKELAPQKYLAMEERLNKDPRLNEQT, from the exons ATGGACGTTCTGGAGGAAAGTTTGTCTGAGGAGCAGCTACAGGAGAAGGATGAAGTTCTGAGCGAGGACGAGCTGAGAGAGATACAGGAGAACATGACGCACATTGAGGTGACAGACGTGGACAGCTCAGA AGAGCCAGTCACCACAATGGAAGACATGAGATTCCCATCTTCCTACACCAGTAATTCTCCACAGGAACAGATGCTGCTAAGTCTGGCTGAGAACTTCTGGCGTCAGTACACACACCTCTATCCAGACAGAAAACCTCTCTTCATCTCTCCACTGAATGAGTGTGGTGTGGAG AAGTTTGTTTGCACCACTCTGTGCCCAACACTACTTCCATACCCTGAACTATATAACTGGGCTGAATGTGCTCGTTTTGTGTCTGAATTTGTAACCATGCAGCCGCTGAGGCCCCCAATGGAGCAG CCGCGTCACCTTTTCTCCTCAAGCTCTTTGCTGCGGAAGCAGAAGGGGAATTGCTTTGATTTCAGTGTGTTGCTGTGTTCTCTGCTGTTGGGTGCTGGCTATGATGCCTATTGTGTCAGTGGCTACGCAAGTCAAGAAATGTGTCTAATGGATGAGACACAAGAAGTCTGTCCTCTGCTCAAGAGAACAGAAGAG AGAACTGGGGAGGCCCCTGAAAAGCTCCCCAAGAAGTACAGTGTGAAGCCCCCCAGACAGCTGGTCAGTAGATTTGAGCTCCAGCAAGAAGCCAAACGAGAGGAAAAGATGTGTAAATCGTACCTCAAAcagcaggaagaggaggagcagcgccTGGCG GATGCAGATAAGCCTGGTCCCGACCCCTTGTATGGGCTCCGAGTGCACTGCTGGGTGTTGGTTCTATCTGGGAAGAGAGAAGTTCCGGAGAATTTCTTCATCGACGCCCTCACAGGGAATTCTTACGGGACTACAGACGACCATTTCCTGGGTATCGAGAGTCTATGGAATCATGAGAATTACTGGGCTAACATGCAGGATTGTCGGAACGCTTGCAAG GATATGACCTTTGACCTGGGTGATCCTGTTTGCTGGGAATTCATGTTACTTTGCACATCAAAACCTCTTCTCCTTATCCCGGACATGgaagatgaagaggaggaggaggaggaagtgaaTGGAGACCAG GATCAGGACAGTAAGAAGATTTTACAAATGCCCCCATCGTGGGTGCTGCCCATTGTGATAACACCAAAAG AGTTTGAGACTCGCTGCCCTCGAGGAACGAAGCTTCTACAATACAAGAAATCAAGGCTGGAGAAATGGGCTCCGTACCTGCAGAAAGATGGACAGATCTCCCGACTCACCCTATACCAGGACACAGAGT GCTCCCAGGAGGTGGAAAGCCAAGACTGGTTTGAAAACCGCCAGGACAAGCTGACCATGAGACAGCAGAAGAAACAAGCCGGGTTCACTATGGAATACTTCTCTCCGGGTCGCGGTGATGCTCTGAAAG TTCACACATATCGCTCCCTGGCCCTGGAAACCGAGCGCACTATGCAGTTCTACAGTGAGGCACGCCTGGATGGACTGCAGAGACGCGAGGAGAAGCCGAAGGACATGACAGAAACATTCCAAGGCCGACCAGACTTCCTTTATTGGCGGCATGTCCTGTTTGGGAAAAGGCCAAAGAAGGTGGCAATAGCGGGAGGACCTACAGAAATCAATCCACGACCAATACTG AAAATCACAGAACGTTTCCATAGGAACACAGAGAAACCAGCCAATGAGGATGTGGCTGAGCGGATCTTCCTAATCGCGGAGGATCGCATACATGTCCGCTGTCACCGACAAGTCGACCACATCACCACATCCTACTGGGAGTTTCTGAAACCAGCCAACCTGGGAGAGAAGGGGACACATGTTGTATTGACTCCAGAGACTTGTATCTCCTACCAG GTGGAGCCTTCTGGGAAGTTTAACAAACAACTCTATGTATTCGAGACTCTCATTCACCTCCAGCGAGAGGAACAGCGTTCACAGGACGCCGTGAGGAAGTCAGAGGCAGAG GTTCTAGATATCCTCTCTGTTCGGTCTCAGGAAGAAGCAGATCCTCAGCTGACCATATGCATCTATGACACAGAGAGAAAGGAGAAGAGCAAGGAGCAGAGAGAGGCTCTG GAGCGCACTGTTCAGGAGGAGCAGCAGAGGCGCACAGTGCTGGAGCTGGATTACCTGGCACCGTTCTTATCTCAACAAGGAGACCCGGACAAGCTGACCCGCTGGCAGTCTCACCAAGTGAAAGAGGACTGTCTGAGGGGCCTGAAGCTGAGGCTGATTGAAAAAGCAAATCTCATCCAGGCTCGCtttgaaaag GAAACACAGGAGCTCCAGACAAAGCAGCAGTGGTACCACCAGAACCAGCTGTCTATGAGTAAGGAAGATGAGGAGACTTATCTGGAGTATTGCTCTGAGGCCATGTTCCGCATCCAGATCCTGGAGACCCGACTCAACAG ACACAAAGAGCTGGCTCCCCAGAAGTACCTGGCTATGGAAGAGCGACTGAACAAGGACCCCCGGCTGAATGAGCAGACATAG